One Candidatus Neomarinimicrobiota bacterium genomic window carries:
- a CDS encoding redoxin domain-containing protein translates to MKKSLIWILPLMLLTAAVAGELDLGSEMPLAEIKMADVSGKNVSLKDAMGENGLLVVFSCNTCPWVDAWEDRYISVSKLSQKKDVGMIAINPNQGSRNKGDGMNDMQSRAKKAKYDFYYTLDKESKLASAFGATRTPHIYLFNNKGTLVYRGAIDDNARRPKKVENPYLMDAINAMVAGEKINTASTKALGCGIKYTTNN, encoded by the coding sequence ATGAAAAAATCCTTGATATGGATACTTCCATTAATGCTTTTGACCGCTGCCGTGGCAGGCGAGCTGGACCTCGGTTCCGAAATGCCTTTGGCGGAAATAAAAATGGCCGATGTAAGCGGAAAAAATGTGAGTCTGAAAGACGCCATGGGTGAGAACGGCCTGCTGGTTGTTTTCTCCTGCAATACCTGCCCCTGGGTAGACGCCTGGGAAGACCGGTATATTTCGGTCTCAAAGTTGTCCCAGAAAAAAGATGTGGGCATGATCGCCATAAATCCCAATCAGGGAAGCCGGAATAAAGGCGACGGCATGAATGACATGCAGTCTCGAGCCAAGAAAGCAAAGTATGATTTCTACTACACTCTGGACAAGGAGTCGAAACTGGCTTCCGCATTCGGTGCCACCCGTACACCTCACATTTACCTTTTCAACAATAAAGGTACGCTGGTCTACCGCGGTGCCATCGATGACAATGCCAGAAGGCCAAAAAAGGTAGAGAATCCCTACCTGATGGATGCCATTAACGCTATGGTTGCTGGCGAAAAGATAAACACGGCTTCTACTAAGGCTCTGGGATGCGGTATCAAATACACTACTAATAACTAA
- a CDS encoding TlpA family protein disulfide reductase has translation MKLYKLLKRTGIFFLFFFSFSCSRSSIDLQEATAGDILTAVAEHKGEKAVLVNYWATWCGPCVEEFPMVVELSKKYADVAVVLFVSADWLDEKERAKEFLKKQGVKGLSFIKNQTDNEFIDGIHKDWSGALPFTIVYGKNSGNVVDSWEAKKSEARFVEAFNKAINEGVKS, from the coding sequence ATGAAACTGTATAAACTGTTGAAGCGGACAGGAATCTTTTTTCTCTTCTTTTTTTCTTTTTCCTGTTCCCGGTCATCTATAGATCTCCAGGAAGCCACTGCAGGAGATATCCTAACCGCCGTGGCTGAGCATAAGGGAGAAAAGGCTGTGTTGGTAAACTACTGGGCCACTTGGTGTGGCCCCTGTGTAGAGGAGTTTCCCATGGTCGTAGAACTTTCCAAAAAATATGCTGACGTGGCCGTTGTGTTGTTCGTTTCAGCTGATTGGTTGGACGAAAAAGAGAGGGCGAAGGAATTTCTTAAGAAGCAGGGGGTAAAAGGACTTTCTTTCATTAAAAATCAGACCGATAATGAATTTATTGATGGTATCCACAAAGATTGGTCCGGGGCCCTGCCCTTTACCATCGTATACGGTAAGAATTCAGGAAATGTTGTAGATTCCTGGGAAGCAAAAAAGTCTGAAGCAAGATTTGTTGAAGCATTTAATAAAGCAATTAACGAAGGAGTAAAATCATGA
- a CDS encoding DUF309 domain-containing protein — protein MAPRKRKTAERLTFVEPELSAENEVRFQYGIDLFNTGHYWDAHESWEEIWQELGDEPEDDWEILLRGLIQIAAGLHCLFLKKERGSRGNLKKGWSKIALREDHFLGLDLKSLAREVERCLDCPDRMTGYIIKRELTNETV, from the coding sequence GTGGCACCGCGAAAGCGGAAAACAGCCGAACGGCTCACGTTCGTTGAGCCGGAACTTTCGGCAGAAAACGAGGTTCGATTCCAATATGGTATTGATCTTTTCAACACCGGTCACTACTGGGATGCCCACGAATCGTGGGAGGAGATTTGGCAGGAACTGGGCGACGAGCCTGAAGATGACTGGGAGATCCTTCTCCGGGGACTTATTCAGATCGCCGCAGGATTACACTGCCTCTTTTTGAAAAAGGAACGGGGATCAAGAGGAAATCTCAAGAAAGGATGGTCAAAGATCGCCCTGCGCGAGGACCATTTCCTCGGCCTGGATCTAAAAAGCCTAGCCCGTGAAGTTGAACGATGCCTCGACTGCCCGGACCGTATGACCGGCTATATCATAAAAAGAGAGTTGACCAATGAAACTGTATAA
- a CDS encoding MBL fold metallo-hydrolase: protein MKIWTFEGGFDENLTYLFSDGASEDAAIVDAAIPLSNLKSTINENGLTPSKFLVTHTHFDHTAHLEEYASAYPNAEVCVMGGSGRWQNEQALSHGDTVQIGGLTATAIHTPGHTQDSTCFHVEDSLFSGDTIFVGRTGRTIGAGSDTRQLYRSISGKLLTLPGNTSIYPGHDYGPVQKISMEENIEMSPLLQATDEDDFVRRMEEYERSR from the coding sequence ATGAAGATCTGGACATTCGAGGGTGGATTTGACGAGAATCTCACCTACCTTTTTTCCGATGGCGCCTCTGAGGATGCCGCTATCGTCGATGCGGCGATCCCGCTAAGCAACCTTAAGTCCACTATTAATGAGAACGGTCTCACCCCGTCAAAATTTTTGGTGACACATACCCATTTTGACCACACTGCCCATCTGGAGGAATATGCATCCGCTTATCCAAACGCTGAAGTGTGCGTCATGGGCGGCTCCGGCCGGTGGCAGAATGAACAGGCCCTCTCCCATGGTGACACCGTTCAGATCGGTGGTCTCACCGCTACTGCCATCCACACACCGGGCCACACGCAGGACAGCACCTGCTTCCACGTAGAAGACTCCCTTTTCAGTGGTGACACCATTTTTGTGGGCCGGACAGGACGGACCATCGGCGCGGGCAGCGATACCCGGCAGCTTTACCGTTCTATATCCGGGAAGCTGCTGACCCTTCCTGGTAACACCTCCATCTACCCCGGTCACGATTACGGCCCGGTGCAGAAGATTTCCATGGAAGAAAATATTGAAATGAGTCCACTCCTTCAGGCGACGGACGAAGACGATTTCGTCAGAAGGATGGAAGAATATGAACGATCACGTTAG